The segment CGCCGAGGCCGCGCCGGTCGAGCCAAAGCTCAGCGCGGGCAGCCACGCGGGACACCGCGCCAGCCGTTGATTCGAGGCGGCCAAATGGAGCTGGAGCATGCCCCACTCGTGGGCGCGGTGGCTCTGTCCATCATGGTCCGACACGAGCGCGGGCACAGGCGCGTCGGGCCCCAGCGGGCCCAGCGCGGAGAGAGCGCATTCGGCGAGCACCCGTCCCTGTGAGGGCACCGCGTCTGTTTCCTCCGTCGAAGCGGGGTCTTCACCCAGGGACACACCGTGCAGGAAGACAGGCGGCTCCCGGCTTGGGGGCATGCCCGGGGAGCTGGGCGCGAGCAGCAGCGCCACGCCTGCCTCGCCGGGGATGAGGCCGGAGGGCCGTTCCTGCGTCTTGAGGCGCCCCTCGCGCAGGAGCAGCTCCAGGGTGGAGGGGGAGCAGAAGCTGTCCACGGCCAGGACGAGCGCGGCGCGAATCTTCCCGGAGCGCAGGTCCTCATCCGCCGCGGCGAGCGCCTGCGCGAAGGCCGTATTGTCTCCCGGGTGGAACCACAGCGGCCCTCCCCACCAGCGCAGGCCCGCTGCCGCCAGCGCGGGCGGCACCACGCGGTCCGCGAGCAGCGAGAGTCGCTCGGTCGGCTCGTCCGGGTCCTCGTCTGAGCGGTCCTTGCCGGTGGTGAAGCCGCGCGCCTCCGGGTCCGGCAGCGCCACATACAGGCCGGTCTCCCGCCCGAGGGCGGTCAGGTCCTCCCGCCAGGCCAGGTCCTGCAGAGCCTGCGCCAGGATGGCCACCAGCCGGCCCACGCCGGAGAAGCCGAACGTGGCCGCGCCCAGGGGGCGCAGGGACACCGTCCCAGGCGTCTCGTCACCGGGGAAGAAGGTCTCGAAGTCCGGCGCGGGTGACGGGCGGAGCAGGCCCGCGCGGAACGCGGCACACGCAGGCACCAGGGAACCCAGAGACGACGCCAGCCCCATCGCTTTCAGCCAGACTTTCATGGGCCCCCGGACTCAGTCCTCGTTTTGCGCCTTGGGAAACCCGTTCCAGCCTTCGGCCTTGTAGAGCCAGAAGCCGGTGATTCCCTCCTTGCGCAAGGCCTTGCGCACCGCATCGTCCACGAAGATGACGTGCCTGGCGCGGCTTGCCCGGAAGAGCTTCGCGTCCTTGTCGATTTTCTTGGGCTGGAGGACGAGCTTCTTGATGCGCCCGATCTGCTCTTTTTCCAGCGCGTTCATGACGAGCTGCGACTTCTCCATGTCGATGGCGTCCTGGCCGCCCAGGGGATTGAGGATGAAGTACCTCTCCGCCACGGGAGCTTTCTTGTGGTCCTTGACCGTCACCGGCAGGAACTCCAGGTCCTTCGCCTTGAGCTCCTCCAGGATGCGCCGCACCCGCTCCGAGACGATGAGGGCAGTGACTGCGTTGTCCAGGAAGTCGTAGAGCTTGCGGCGCTCCGGCCACTTGCTCGAGAAGACGACGGCCGCGTCCTTGGGGAACTCCTTCGCCAGGCTCTCCCCTTCGTCGTAGCGCCAGTCCTTGATCTTGCTCTTCGGATAGCCGCTGATGAAGGCCCCGTCATTGTTGCCACCATCCAGGATCCAGTAACGCATCATGAGCCCCCGGACTCAGTCCTCGTCTTCCGCCATGGAAAGCCCGTCCCAGCCTTCGGCCTTGTAGAGCCAGAAGCCGGTGATTCCCTCCTTGCGGAAGGCCTTGCGCACCGCATCGTCCACGAAGATGACGGTCCTGGCACGGCTTGCCCGGAAGAGCTTCGCGTCCTTGTCGATCTTCTTGGGCTGGAGGACGAGCTTATTGATGTGCGCGATCTGCTCCTTATCTAGCGCGCTCATGACGAGCTGCGACTTCTCCATGTCGATGGCGTCCTGGCCGCCCAGGGGATTGAGGATGAAGTACCTCGCCTCGACGGGAGCTCCCTTGTGGTCTTTGACCGTCACCGGCAGGAACTCCAGGTCCTTCGCCTTCAGGTCCTCCAGGATGCGCCGCACCCGCTCTGAGACGATGAGGGCGGTGACTGCGTTATCCAGGAAGTCGTAGAGCTTGCGGCGCTCCGGCCACTTGCTCGAGAAGACGACGGCCGCGTCCTTGGGGAACTCCTTCGCCAGGCTCTCCCCTTCGTGGTAGCGCCAGTTCTTGATGGTGCTCTTCGGATAGCCGCTGATGTACGCGCCGCCGTTGTGGCCACCATCCAGAATCCAGTAACGCATCATGGGCCCCGGACTCAGTCCTCGTTTTGCGCCTTGGGAAACCCGTTCCAGCCTTCGGCCTTGTAGAGCCAGAAGCCGGTGATTCCCTCCTTGCGGAAGGCCTTGCGCACCGCATCGTCCACGAAGATGACGTGCCTGGCACGGCTTGCCCGGAAGAGCTTTGCGTCCTTGTCGATCTTCTTGGGCTGGAGGACGAGCTTCTTGATGCGCCCGATCTGCTCTTTTTCCAGCGGGTCCATGACGAGCTGCGACTTCTCCATGTCGATGGCGTCCTGGCCGCCCAGGGCGTTGAGGATGAAGTACCTCTCCGCCATGGGAGCTTTCTTGTGGTCCTTGACCGTCACCGGCAGGAACTCCAGGTCCTTGGCCTTCAGCTCCTCCAGGATGCGCCGCACCCGCTCCGAGACGATGAGGGCAGTGACTGCGTTGTCCAGGAAGTCGTAGAGCTTGCGGCGCTCCGGCCAATTGCTCGAGAAAACGACGGCTGCGTCCTTGGGGAACTCCTTCGCCAGGCTCTCCCCTTCGTCGTAGCGCCAGTCCTTGATCTTGCTCTTCGGATAGCCGCTGATGAAGGCCCCGTCGTTGTTGCCACCATCCAGGATCCAGTAACTCATCATGTTCCTCGTACGCCCTAGTACAGGGCGCCCCACTCATACTTCAAAGGGTCTTTCGCCGTCCCATAGGTGACCCAGGGAGCAGTGTGGCGACGGGAGGCCACCAGGGCCTTGGTGAGAGTCTTCCCCAGATCCACGAGGAAGTCCCAGGACTCGTCCTCCAGTTCCCGAAGCTTCTGGAAGACCTCTGCCTTGAGGTCGGGATGCTTTGCCCCCTTGTCCCGGGCCCTCTCAAGTCTTTTGGCCACCTGCCTCAGCTTCCTCATCACCAACTGCGTGTAGATGGGGTGGTCGCCCGGATGCTGTGGCAGCTTGTGGATGGGAACGGCCCACGTCTCATCCGCCAGCGGAATCATGTTGTGGCCGTGGTTGAGGTTGTAGTCGCTCTGCAGGATGAGCGTGAGCTGCCAGTTCTCGAAGCAGAGGCCTTCGTCGTCCTCGTAGTAGAAGGCACTGCCGGGAAGCATGTGGTGGGCCTCCCAGACGTACGGGTACTTCTGGCCCGCCTTCTTCTTCGGGTTCCCGACGTCCTTGGCCCCCGGGTTGAAGTTCTCCACGTGGTCGGGGTTGGGGAAGCGGAACGCCTCCAGGACCTTCTTCGGCACGCCCGTGTGCTTGTGGGCGAAGTCCACGTCGAAGTTCTTGAAGAGGGCGTTCCGCCCGCCGTCCGTCTCCAGGTAGTCGTGGCAGTTCTGCCCGTAGTAGGCGTCCTTCGCGAGCACGCCCTTCAGGTCCGCCAGGGTGCTCGCATGGGCGGGCTTCTTCGCCGCCCCCTTCTTCTTCTTCTTTGCCTTTGCCCGCTTCTGCGACGCGGTGAACTTCGCCTTCTTCCTCGCGTAGTCCTTCTCGATGCGCTCGCTGCGCCGCATGGCGGCAGCGGTCTGCATGTCCGACGCGGACAGGAAGCCTGGAACACGGACAGCTGCTGCTTTTCCCACGACAACCTCCGCGCGCAGCATACCCCGCCGCCCCTTCCCCACCCAGGCCGGGGCCTTGCCGCCTCCATGAGCCCGGCGCTACCCTGCCCTGGGCGTCGAACAGGGCGAGGAGGACGCGGCGATGAGCACGAGTGTCGGGGTAAACAAGCTCTCCGTGGTGCACGAGCAGACCAACGGCGTCACCATCGCCTTCCCAGATGTGTGCAAGACGCCCAGCCCCGCCGGACCGGTCCCCATTCCCTATCCGAATATCGCGAAGTCATCGGATACCGCGAAGGGTACGAAGAAGGTCTCGGTGGATGGCAAGCCCGTCTGCATCGCGGACTCGAACTTCAGCACCAGCACCGGTGACGAGGCAGGCACCGCCGGTGGCGGCGTGGCCTCCAGCAAGACGAAGGGCAAGGCCGAGTTCGTCAACTACTCCTTCGACGTGAAGTTCGAGGGCAAGGGTGTGGCGCGCACCTTCGACCCCATGCTCCACAACGACAAGAACACGCCGCCGGCCCCGTTGCTCCAGGGCCCCGTCGTCGGCCTCGGCAAGTCCGCCGAACCGCCGAAGTGCGGCCTCTGCGAGAAGCACCTGTAACGCGGCCCTGCCGTCAGACTGGCGGCGACTCGACCTGACGCCTGGCCCCTCCTGACAAGCCATTGGGGCGAGCGAAGGCCGTTGCGTGTGCATTCCCTCCCTGCGGCCAGCCGGCACCGGGTGGTGAGCGCCCGGCGCGTCGTCACGTTTGGAGTCTCGGGCCTCAGTACGGTTGCGGACGCGGGATGCGCCCGAGGCGCCGCGCTTCGCACGTCGTGGGGCGATGGCCGTGGGAGGAGTCACATGGAGACACGGCAAGACCTCAACTCCCAGCCCGAGGCGGTGAAGTTCGTCGCCGGGCAGGTGGCGGAGAATACGAAGGAAAGCTGCATGGCCTGGGTGGCCGGTGGAGAGCGGGCCGCGGGCAAGGACCGTGCGGCACTGGTGAAGTCCTTGCGGTGGCGGCCGGGCGACAAGCTCACCATCGCGTTCCTCGACGGGGACCCGGGCGTGCAGGAGCGCGTCCGGCAGATGGCGCTGCGGTGGACCCGGCCGGGGCTCGCCCGGTTGACGTTCAGCTTCCTCAAGGACCCGGCGAAAGCGCTGATTCGCATCTCGTTCAAGTACGTCGGCTCCTGGTCCAACCTCGGCACCAGCTGCAAGGGGGTCTCCCGGAACGCGCCGACGATGAACTTCGGCTGGCTCACGCCCGAGTCGACTGACGAGGAGCTGCGGAGCGTGGTGCTCCACGAGTTCGGCCACGCGCTGGGCCTCATCCACGAGCACCAGAACCCCACCGGGGGGATTCCCTGGGACAAGGAGGCCGTCTATCGCGACCTGTCCGGGCCTCCGAACAACTGGCGCCGCGAGGACATCGACAGCAACCTCTTCGAGCCGTACTCGCGCCGGGAGACCAACTACACGAAGACGGACATGGCGAGCATCATGATGTACCCCGTCAAGAAGTCGTGGACGCTCAACGGCTTCTCCGTGGGCCTCAACAGGGACCTGTCGCCCACCGACGAGAAGTTCATCCATCAGCAGTACCCGTGAAGCCCCCGGGGCTCCAGGGCGGCGCGTGTCACGGGCCAGCGCTCGTGGCGCGAGGGGAGGGTGGTGAGATGGCAACGAATGAAGAGCTGGCCGCCACCGACTGGGCCGTGGTGGTGGGGCTGAGTCGCTACCCGGGGCTGGGGAACCTGGACGGGCCGGAGAACGACGCGAAGGCCTTCCACGCGTGGCTCACACAGCGCGCGGGAGTGCCCGCGGAGCGCGTGCGCTGCGTCCTGTCCTCGGACCTGGAGTTCATGGCCGCCCCTCCGGGCGCCGATGCCAGGCCCGCTTCATTGATTCTCAGCGCCAGGCCGACCTCCGAGCGCATCGAGCAGGCCTTCGACGAGCTCTGCGAGCTGGCGAAGAGCAACGACGAGCGCGGGGAGGGGCTGCGCGTCGGCCGGCGGCTCTACATCTTCCTCGCCGGGCATGGCTTCACGCCCACGGGCGAGGAAGTCGCCCTGCTGATGGCCAACGCCACGCCCAATCGCACGTACCACGTGGCGGGCCGGCCCTACGCCAACTACTTCGTCAAGGCGGGCATCTTCGACGAGGTCGTCCTCTTCATGGACTGCTGCCGGGAGCGCTACCTCGTCCAGGTGCCCCTGCGGGTGCCGCCGTACGTGGACCTGACGGACCCCACGTCGGTGGAGCGCTCGAAGATTCTCTTCGGCTTCGCCACCCGGTGGTCCCGCCTGTCGCGCGAGAAGCCCATGCCGGACGGCAAGGTGCGCGGCGTCTTCAGCACCGCGCTGGTGGCGGGGCTCAACGGCGCGGCGGTGGACGCGCAGGGGGACATCACCGCCCGCTCCCTGGCGGACTACCTCTACAACCACATGAAGAGCCTGCTGTCGCCCGAGGAGCTCAAGGACGACGACATCCCCAAGGAGCCCGAGCTCGTCTACGACACCAACCCGAACGCGCGCTTCCTCCTCCTCCAGGGGCACCCGGAGGCGTCCGCGCCGCGCTTCCCCGTCACCGTCCACCTGCGCCCGGAGGACGCGGAGCGGGACGTGGAGATTCTCGACAGCCGCCTCCACGTGGCGGCGCGGGCCCACGCCCCGGGCCCGGCGTGGTCGGTGACGCTGGAGCCCGGGCTGTACCTCGGCCAGGTGCGCGAGGGAGGACGGCAGCAGCCCTTCGAGGTCAGCGGCCTGCGAGGGCTCGAGGTCCGGATGCCTGACGCCGAAGCGCCACGCGAGGTGCCGCTGCGGGTGCGCACGGAGGACCCGGAGTCGGAGGTCTTCCTCATCGATGGCGGCTTCCGGCTCATGGACCGGAGCCTCGGAGCGCTGGAGGGCCGCTACCCGCCGGGCCTCTACAAGGTAAAGGTGCAGACGGGCGCTCGCATCCGTGAGCGCTTCGTGCGGCTGGAGCCCGGCGGCGAGCAGCTCGTGGGCAAGCAGGAGGGCGCCACGCTGCTTCGCGGGGTGGACGGCGCGGAGCTGCGCTTTCCACGCCTGGCCTTCGCCACCGCCGTCCCCCTCACCGAGACGAGCTGGTCGCGCGACGAGCACACCGAGGCGGCCGTCACGCACAGCCGCCAGGTGCATGCGCGCCTGGGGCGGGGGAGCTGGCTCTTCGTGCTCATGCGCACCTGGACCACGGAGGAGGCACGCGCCGCGCGGCAGGGGCCTCCCGCGCCCTTCGAGCTGTCGCTGCGCTCGCTGGACGGACGGGAGCTGGTGGACCTCGTCGCGGGGGGCGCCGTGGATGACGACCTGGAGGACCCCTGGGTGGCCTGCAACGTGGAGCTGGACCCGGGGACGTACCTGCTGCGCGTGGGCACCGAGACGGGCCTGAAGCTGGACTACGTGGTCGTGGCCTCGTCGGACTGGCAGACGCAGGTGTTCCTCTGCCGGCGTCAGGCGCGCGGGGGGAAGGAGGGCGCGTGGGCTGGCACCATGCACACGTCCGTGCACATGCGGCGCCCCGCGCAGGGCTTCGACCCGGAGAGCCCGGGCCTGCGCCTCACCGAGCTGACGCGCATCGGGCTGCGCAACCGCCGCGCCATCGTCACCCCGGAGCTGCTCAAGGAACTCAAGGGCACCGAGCAGCGCAACCCCATGCTGGGCCTCTACGGGGCCCATCTCCTGATGATGGCGGACGCGCCGGACCTGGAGCTGGTGCGCAAGATGGTGGGCCACCTGGGCCGGCTGTTGGGGATGCACCCGGACGTCGAGGCCCTGGCGATGGCCCTGGGCGACACGCCCCTCAGGCCGGGCTTCTTCAGTGTCCCGCCGATGCTGCTGAAGAGCTGGGCGCTGGTGGTGCGCGAGACGGTGGCGCGCCCGGAGCTGGTGCCCCGGGACTCGCTGGCCTCGGCCGTCGCGGAGCGGCTGTGGGGCGAGGGGCCGTGGGTGGTCTGGAAGGCGCTCCCCCCGGGTGAGGCCCTCTCCGTGACGCGCCCCAAGGAGACGCGGCGCGCGCTGGACATCGAGCTGCTCGCCAACAGGCTCCAGGCCGTCCCCTCCCAGCGAATCACGGCGCTGCGGGACGCGAGCGCGCTGGAGCGGGCCCTCCTCGCGCACCTGTACGGGGTGCCGCCCACGTCGGAGGCGGTGCCCGGCGCCCAGCGCCAGGCCCGGCGCGCCCCGCGAGAGGAGCTGCCTCGCCCCACCGTGGAGAAGATGGTGCGGGTGCTCGGCGTGCCCGCGGCCTCGCTGGAGGTGGCGATGCTCCGCCTGCTGGCGAAGCTCGAAGGCGCCGGGCGCGCCACCGGGGCCGAGGCCGTTGCTGCGCCTCCAGCCTGAGAAGCCCAGTCACGCTCATCCGCATGGGTGATTCCATACCCATACAGGCAATAGCACGTCATCCCTGTGTGGGATTGGGCAGACACGGCGTGATGAGCTATGAAGGCGGCATGCCCAGGACCTCTGCTCTCTGCTTGTTTGCGCTGCTCACGTTGGCCGGCTG is part of the Pyxidicoccus xibeiensis genome and harbors:
- a CDS encoding Imm43 family immunity protein, with protein sequence MMRYWILDGGHNGGAYISGYPKSTIKNWRYHEGESLAKEFPKDAAVVFSSKWPERRKLYDFLDNAVTALIVSERVRRILEDLKAKDLEFLPVTVKDHKGAPVEARYFILNPLGGQDAIDMEKSQLVMSALDKEQIAHINKLVLQPKKIDKDAKLFRASRARTVIFVDDAVRKAFRKEGITGFWLYKAEGWDGLSMAEDED
- a CDS encoding DUF4150 domain-containing protein yields the protein MSTSVGVNKLSVVHEQTNGVTIAFPDVCKTPSPAGPVPIPYPNIAKSSDTAKGTKKVSVDGKPVCIADSNFSTSTGDEAGTAGGGVASSKTKGKAEFVNYSFDVKFEGKGVARTFDPMLHNDKNTPPAPLLQGPVVGLGKSAEPPKCGLCEKHL
- a CDS encoding imm11 family protein → MMSYWILDGGNNDGAFISGYPKSKIKDWRYDEGESLAKEFPKDAAVVFSSNWPERRKLYDFLDNAVTALIVSERVRRILEELKAKDLEFLPVTVKDHKKAPMAERYFILNALGGQDAIDMEKSQLVMDPLEKEQIGRIKKLVLQPKKIDKDAKLFRASRARHVIFVDDAVRKAFRKEGITGFWLYKAEGWNGFPKAQNED
- a CDS encoding imm11 family protein — translated: MMRYWILDGGNNDGAFISGYPKSKIKDWRYDEGESLAKEFPKDAAVVFSSKWPERRKLYDFLDNAVTALIVSERVRRILEELKAKDLEFLPVTVKDHKKAPVAERYFILNPLGGQDAIDMEKSQLVMNALEKEQIGRIKKLVLQPKKIDKDAKLFRASRARHVIFVDDAVRKALRKEGITGFWLYKAEGWNGFPKAQNED
- a CDS encoding zinc metalloprotease, coding for METRQDLNSQPEAVKFVAGQVAENTKESCMAWVAGGERAAGKDRAALVKSLRWRPGDKLTIAFLDGDPGVQERVRQMALRWTRPGLARLTFSFLKDPAKALIRISFKYVGSWSNLGTSCKGVSRNAPTMNFGWLTPESTDEELRSVVLHEFGHALGLIHEHQNPTGGIPWDKEAVYRDLSGPPNNWRREDIDSNLFEPYSRRETNYTKTDMASIMMYPVKKSWTLNGFSVGLNRDLSPTDEKFIHQQYP
- a CDS encoding AHH domain-containing protein, with protein sequence MQTAAAMRRSERIEKDYARKKAKFTASQKRAKAKKKKKGAAKKPAHASTLADLKGVLAKDAYYGQNCHDYLETDGGRNALFKNFDVDFAHKHTGVPKKVLEAFRFPNPDHVENFNPGAKDVGNPKKKAGQKYPYVWEAHHMLPGSAFYYEDDEGLCFENWQLTLILQSDYNLNHGHNMIPLADETWAVPIHKLPQHPGDHPIYTQLVMRKLRQVAKRLERARDKGAKHPDLKAEVFQKLRELEDESWDFLVDLGKTLTKALVASRRHTAPWVTYGTAKDPLKYEWGALY
- a CDS encoding caspase family protein translates to MATNEELAATDWAVVVGLSRYPGLGNLDGPENDAKAFHAWLTQRAGVPAERVRCVLSSDLEFMAAPPGADARPASLILSARPTSERIEQAFDELCELAKSNDERGEGLRVGRRLYIFLAGHGFTPTGEEVALLMANATPNRTYHVAGRPYANYFVKAGIFDEVVLFMDCCRERYLVQVPLRVPPYVDLTDPTSVERSKILFGFATRWSRLSREKPMPDGKVRGVFSTALVAGLNGAAVDAQGDITARSLADYLYNHMKSLLSPEELKDDDIPKEPELVYDTNPNARFLLLQGHPEASAPRFPVTVHLRPEDAERDVEILDSRLHVAARAHAPGPAWSVTLEPGLYLGQVREGGRQQPFEVSGLRGLEVRMPDAEAPREVPLRVRTEDPESEVFLIDGGFRLMDRSLGALEGRYPPGLYKVKVQTGARIRERFVRLEPGGEQLVGKQEGATLLRGVDGAELRFPRLAFATAVPLTETSWSRDEHTEAAVTHSRQVHARLGRGSWLFVLMRTWTTEEARAARQGPPAPFELSLRSLDGRELVDLVAGGAVDDDLEDPWVACNVELDPGTYLLRVGTETGLKLDYVVVASSDWQTQVFLCRRQARGGKEGAWAGTMHTSVHMRRPAQGFDPESPGLRLTELTRIGLRNRRAIVTPELLKELKGTEQRNPMLGLYGAHLLMMADAPDLELVRKMVGHLGRLLGMHPDVEALAMALGDTPLRPGFFSVPPMLLKSWALVVRETVARPELVPRDSLASAVAERLWGEGPWVVWKALPPGEALSVTRPKETRRALDIELLANRLQAVPSQRITALRDASALERALLAHLYGVPPTSEAVPGAQRQARRAPREELPRPTVEKMVRVLGVPAASLEVAMLRLLAKLEGAGRATGAEAVAAPPA